The Anaerolineae bacterium genome has a window encoding:
- a CDS encoding LysM peptidoglycan-binding domain-containing protein, which produces MTYRAGRWVILALVLTVLMGMVAPVQGAPAASGQVVHVVRWGETLEGIAARYGVSVWAIVQANGLANPDYIYVGQTLIIPVAGTPAPAGGTTYVVQWGDSLSSIAYRFGTTVEAIMLANGLSNPNFIYVGQVLTIPGAAGTPPTPPPPPPAPMTRYVVQWGDTLSSIAYRFGTTVEAIMQANNLANSWYIYVGQVLLIPSGTALPPSMPAATYYVVQPGDTLARIALRYGTSVWALVQANNLPNPSLIYPGQVLVIPGQVYPPAPYPPTWPPYPTPTPVSTPRPPVVTRQWVGRITSSNCTDQDTWEFRSVLRVSVIGKKGLPVRVSTEGWQTVGLTGTKPEYGEYAVEFAPFNQGTYTVTPEGLGTSIQVRLDGRCTAYVEFAPVDVTTTNP; this is translated from the coding sequence ATGACATATCGTGCGGGCAGGTGGGTCATCCTGGCCTTGGTGCTGACCGTCCTGATGGGGATGGTGGCGCCGGTGCAGGGCGCGCCGGCAGCCAGCGGCCAGGTGGTGCACGTGGTGCGCTGGGGCGAGACGCTGGAAGGCATCGCGGCTCGCTACGGCGTCAGCGTGTGGGCGATCGTGCAGGCCAACGGGCTGGCCAACCCGGATTATATTTATGTGGGCCAGACGTTGATCATCCCGGTGGCCGGCACGCCGGCGCCGGCCGGCGGCACCACCTACGTGGTGCAGTGGGGGGATTCCCTGAGCAGTATCGCCTACCGCTTCGGCACGACCGTGGAAGCGATCATGCTGGCCAACGGCCTCAGCAACCCCAATTTCATTTACGTCGGCCAGGTTCTGACGATCCCGGGCGCCGCCGGCACGCCCCCAACCCCTCCGCCACCCCCGCCGGCTCCCATGACGCGCTATGTGGTGCAGTGGGGGGATACGCTGAGCTCCATCGCCTACCGTTTCGGCACCACGGTAGAGGCCATTATGCAGGCCAATAACCTGGCCAACTCCTGGTACATTTACGTCGGCCAGGTACTGCTCATCCCCAGCGGGACGGCTCTGCCGCCCAGCATGCCGGCGGCCACCTATTACGTGGTCCAGCCGGGGGACACGCTGGCGCGCATCGCCCTGCGCTACGGCACCAGCGTATGGGCGCTGGTGCAGGCCAACAACCTGCCCAATCCATCGCTGATCTACCCCGGCCAGGTGCTGGTGATCCCCGGCCAGGTCTATCCGCCGGCGCCGTATCCTCCCACCTGGCCGCCGTACCCGACGCCGACGCCGGTATCCACCCCGCGCCCGCCGGTGGTCACGCGGCAGTGGGTGGGCCGCATCACCAGCAGTAACTGCACGGACCAGGACACCTGGGAGTTCCGCTCGGTCCTGCGGGTCTCGGTCATCGGCAAGAAGGGCCTGCCGGTGCGGGTTTCCACCGAGGGCTGGCAGACGGTCGGCCTGACCGGCACCAAGCCGGAGTATGGCGAGTACGCGGTGGAGTTCGCGCCCTTCAACCAGGGCACCTACACTGTGACACCGGAGGGGCTGGGCACCAGCATCCAGGTGCGGTTGGACGGCCGCTGTACGGCCTATGTGGAGTTTGCGCCGGTGGATGTGACGACCACGAACCCATAA